A genomic segment from Aegilops tauschii subsp. strangulata cultivar AL8/78 chromosome 1, Aet v6.0, whole genome shotgun sequence encodes:
- the LOC123496876 gene encoding uncharacterized protein has translation MAPTPSFLFGAAPEDTSAHAVVPDLSDAVMRARLRRQAASGPGRQQAAYRGGAPPRKTPQRGLGVAELERLRCGGVDPLHDLDAAAVAAMLEAAAANLQAQGNSVVLQQHHDYLPAFDAATGSRYYSPLLVQPPQPQPQAPVRYVQGVAPEQQYFMDRWGRMGGFVPAGNGHQPQLQAPAPECPSSQSTIWRPACSSASCLHAGQRCDLCSKTMVGLADRGTRAPAAAGTTNAPYYSICDLDATMTAARKETAGEGFLVAAEGRKEVREIEFFPTRVTSHGGPDESELRRTPPSSSSPSVGVGSSLDLSLRL, from the exons ATGGCGCCCACGCCCTCCTTCCTCTTCGGCGCCGCCCCGGAGGACACGTCGGCCCATGCCGTCGTGCCGGACCTCTCCGACGCGGTGATGCGGGCGCGGCTGCGCCGGCAGGCGGCGTCCGGGCCGGGGAGGCAGCAGGCGGCCTACCGCGGCGGGGCGCCGCCCAGGAAGACCCCGCAGCGCGGCCTCGGCGTGGCGGAGCTCGAGCGCCTGCGCTGCGGCGGCGTCGACCCGCTGCACGACCTCGACGCCGCGGCCGTGGCTGCCATGctggaggccgccgccgccaacctGCAGGCGCAGGGCAACTCCGTCGTCCTGCAGCAGCACCACGACTACCTGCCGGCCTTCGACGCCGCCACCGGCTCGCGCTACTACTCGCCGCTCCTGGTCCagccgccgcagccgcagccgcagGCTCCCGTCCGCTACGTCCAGGGCGTGGCGCCCGAGCAGCAGTACTTCATGGACCGCTGGGGCCGCATGGGGGGGTTCGTCCCGGCGGGCAATGGCCACCAGCCGCAGCTCCAGGCGCCGGCGCCAGAGTGCCCTTCAAGCCAAAGCACCATCTGGCGTCCGGcgtgctcctccgcctcctgcCTCCACGCGGGCCAACGCTGCGACCTCTGCTCCAAG ACGATGGTGGGCTTGGCCGATAGAGGAACACGGGCCCCTGCCGCCGCCGGCACCACCAACGCGCCATACTACTCCATCTGCGATCTCGACGCCACCATGACTGCCGCTCGCAAG GAGACGGCCGGAGAAGGGTTCTTGGTGGCAGCGGAGGGGAGGAAGGAGGTGCGGGAGATCGAGTTCTTCCCGACGAGGGTCACCAGCCACGGCGGTCCCGACGAGTCCGAGCTGCGCAGGacgccgccctcctcctcctcgccgtccGTCGGCGTCGGTAGCTCCCTGGACCTGTCCCTGAGGCTCTAG